In Rutidosis leptorrhynchoides isolate AG116_Rl617_1_P2 chromosome 2, CSIRO_AGI_Rlap_v1, whole genome shotgun sequence, one genomic interval encodes:
- the LOC139888416 gene encoding uncharacterized protein — MRVITVTTTAFSICINGDIEGFFKGGRGLTQGMKLSHICFADDLLVLCHGDVTSVNIMKNSITDFGEVSGLLPNFNISTILLGSVDLTVQNNILNILPFEVGVLPMKYLGVPLLDKRLGLKIAVVLLKRLQLVASMLSAMQIYWASVYALPIGVVDEIDKLLKGFLWSQTE; from the exons atgcGAGTCATTACAGTTACCACCACAGCTTTTTCTATATGTATTAATGGTGATATTGAAGGTTTCTTTAAAGGTGGAAGGGGTCTTACGCAAG GTATGAAACTCAGTCATATATGCTTTGCTGATGATCTTTTGGTTCTATGTCATGGAGATGTGACTTCAGTCAACATTATGAAGAATTCTATAACTGACTTTGGGGAGGTGTCAGGACTTCTTCCAAATTTTAATATAAGTACAATATTGTTAGGTAGTGTGGATTTAACTGTCCAAAACAATATCTTGAACATTTTGCCTTTTGAAGTTGGTGTGCTTCCAATGAAGTATTTGGGGGTTCCTTTGTTGGATAAAAGATTAGGCTTAAAGATTGCAGTTGTCTTATTGAAAAG GCTGCAATTGGTTGCATCTATGTTATCTGCTATGCAGATCTATTGGGCATCAGTTTATGCCCTCCCTATTGGTGTAGTGGATGAAATTGATAAGCTTTTAAAAGGATTTCTTTGGAGTCAAACAGAATAG